The segment ATACTAAGCTCCAGATCCGTAACCTCATGCCCTTTGTCAAAATGAACGCCCTCACGTTCCAGCCATTTCATCAGCGGCAGGATCAGCGAGTCGAACTGGTTGTATTCGGTGTGCAAAATTCCTTTCAGCTGGTTCATCCCGGAGATCAGGTGCATGAACCGCTCCATATAACGCTTCACCTCTACCACGCTATGCCAATTCTCGAAGGCGAACATGGAGCGCCAGAAATACCAGAAATTCGTCTCCAGGAAGCTCGGGTCAAAAAACTGCTCAATCGTCACCGAGCCCAGTCTCTCTTCGGTAGCCAGCGTAAGCTTACCTAATTGCAGCGCATGTGCGGTAGAGAGCCCAAGCGATGAGAAGTCGGCGGGGGTGCCTTGCTTTTCGACCAAACGGCAATGCGATTCAATCGGTTCAGCCAGGTTGAGCTCCCGGAATTCATCCAGCACCGTCCGGTCCGGATTGGTCAGGGAAGGGATGAAGCCGAACAGCTCCATGAAGCACTCGAAGTGCTCTTCAATCTCGCGTCCGCCCCGGGCGCTGTAGCCATCCTTGGCATTGCCCGCCCCGTCCATGGAACCGCCGTATACAGCTGATTGCTCCAGAATATGAATATTCCGGCCGGGCATATGCCCGTCACGGATCAGGAAGGCCGCCGCCGACAGGGAGCCGATCCCTCCTCCGACGAGATAAGCCTTGCGTGAAGCGATGCCTTCCTGTACCTGCGGATGAATTCTTTGATATGTACCCATGTGTCCTCTTCCTTCCTTGTTCAGGGGATAAGTGCCTGCTAACTGCCTTCACTATAACCGCCGTGAACCAGGGATTCTATGGACAGCTGGACGCAACTGTCCAGGGATTACACATCCGCCCGATATTGTGTCATAACTTCACCGGATGAACTGCAGACTGATAATGCTCAAGCCCCCGGGCAATGCATCCGTCCATAATCCGTGATACCTTGTCCACCACTCCGGCCGGATCTGTATTCGCCCCGGCTCTGAGCCAGTGGATCACCTGTTCAAGGATGGCCAGCGTGTAGAAATCGGCTATATCGAGTCTGGCCTGCATTCTCACAGGCTCCGGAATCTGCTCCTGTCCCGGCCACGCCTGCCCGTCTAGCTCCTCCACTACGCTGATCATGACGCGGTAAATCACTCCGTACAGGAATTGCTCCAGATGCTCGCGTCCCAGCGAATGGAAGGTATTCAGACAGATCGTTTTGTTATTTACGGTGTAACGCAGGACGCTTAAGAATCCTTGCTTCCAGCCCGCCCAGCAGCAGTATTGGTCCAGTCCTTCAATCACTTCTGACTTGTAGATCCAGCCGAGCAGCTCATAGATATCCTGAAAATGATTATAAAACGTATGGCGGGTCACCCCGCAATCCGCTGTGAGCTGCTGGATCGTTATTTTGTTCAGGGGCTTGGTGAGCATAAGCTTCTTCAGAGACCGGGCTAACGCGTTCTTCGTTAAGAGTGAATTGGACATCTCTGCCTCCTGTGAGCGCTTGGATTTTATATTCCAATTATAACCAATTGAGAGTTTGTTTTCATCCCGCCTGCTCCGCAGCTCTTGTTACTCCCGCTCCCCTAGCCGGACTGCATAGGTCTTGTATCCCGCTTCGCTAATCTCAAGGCAGTTCAACTGCTCCCCGTACACGCAGCCGCCGTCGATGCCTATTTTGTCGCCCAGCGGACTGAACCAGACGCCTGCCCCGTCCTGCAGATCTACCGTAGAGGTATGGCCGAATACACCCGTCTTCTCCGTAGAAGTTACAGGATGATTGTAGAAAGGCTCCCGAATCCAGATAAAATCATACTCCCGCTGCATCCGCCAGTCGGCAAGGGAAGGATTAATGCCAGCATGAACGAACAGATGGGTCTCCGTCTCATAGTAGTAAGGCAACGAACCCAGGAAATCCAGATGCTCCTTATACTCCGTACGCATGAACCGCTTCATCTCCGTGTAATCCTTCCAGCCTGAATCCGGGTGCAGCAGCACCGAATCCCGCCCTCCGCAGTAGCTCAGAAGGGTGTGGAATCCCCCATTGGTTATCCAGTGGGTATCCCGCTTATCATCCTCTCCCGCCAGCGCATCGCAGGCCATCTGATCATGGTTGCCCCGCAGCACAATCACCCCTTCCGCTTCGGCAAGCCGCTTCACCTGTTCCACGACCGCTCTGCTGTCCGGGCCTCTGTCCACATAATCCCCCAGCAGGATCAATTGATCCCTGGAGGGGTTATACTCCGCCCGCCGGAGCAGCAGATTGAATTCCTCTATACAACCGTGAATGTCACTGATCACTAATGTTCTGATGCCGCTCTCCTCCTTCTTCAGATGAAACTGTCTTGACCTGGAGTATTCATTATACTAACACAAAAAAGAGGTTCACCCGCCAAGCGTTCAGCTTAGCAGGGAAACCTCCTGGTTACATTCTATTCCATCCGCGCGGATGACGGGTGCTGTACCGGCCGTTCCGCAGCACGGTCCCAGCGCCAGAGGGCGTCATGCCCCTGCAGATGCAGGCCGCCGTACCATTCATCGATACTTTGCAGGTGTAACCGGTCGGCTGCTCCGGCCAACACCTGCTCTCCCCATGCAGTCATCGTAACGCTGCGGTTCAGGAATTCCGGTACTTCCCTGTAGTCTGTAAGCTCTGCCACACCGTCAATCTCAAGCAGAGGCTTCGTCCCGGCCGTCAGTGTGCGCAGGATCTTCCAGTATTCCGTATCGCCCATGCCAAGCCGGTGCAGCTCATCCGTAACCTGACGGAACAGCTTAAGCGGCGTATCCATTCCGTTAGCTACAGCTTGGAGGGTGGTCTCTTCGACGATCCCGAGACCGTTCTCTACAGAAGGCAGACGGGAGAGGTGGGCCTTGAAGGCATCATAGGCAAAAGCAAGCGCGCCCGCAGCCAGCTCCTCCCGCTTCGCCGCAAGCAGGTCTGCGAGCTTCCGGGGATCGGCAGCGGCATAGGCCTCCCACAGCAGGCTTCCCAGCTGCAGCTCCTTGCGGCTTATATTCCGCCAGGTTCCCGGCAGGGTACTCAGCTGAGCTTCCGTCAGCTGTCCCAGACCATGGAACAGCTCAATCCCGGGGAAATCTCCGATGCAGAGCAGGCTCAGCTTCGTGTTGCCCAGCTTTTGCCCATTGAACCAGTGTAATAGATAGGCCAGCATACTCTGGTCGAACAGATCATGCTCGAACCATAGCACCACCTCATCATACTGGCGGAATCCGCTAATCCTCCGCTCCTGCTCCGCACAGCCCGCCAGATATTCAGCCGCCGGAATGCCCATCGTGGCCTGTAGCACCTCCGCCCGCAGCAGCCGGTTCTGCTCTTCCGCCGGATCGATGAATACCGGTCCCGCCGAATAGATCTCTCTCCACACCAGCACCTCCCCCTGGACAATCCCCTGCTTCAGCTTGTCTCCCACCGTGTCACCATTCACAATATGCAGCATTCGCTGTCCTCCCTCATGTAACAAATGAAATGCAGCCGCCAGATCGACAACAGGCAATGCCCCCTTCAGCTTGCGTCTGCCGTCATACAGCCTTTTCTTCAGCGTACCCGCCGGAATTCCCAGATAGACGGAGATCTCTGGCAGCGAATATCCATAGAAGTAGAACAATTGCAGCGGTACCCGCAGCTTGGCAGACAATTCCGACACTGACCTGTGGAGCACCTGTGTCCATTCCCGGTATTCAACAATCTCCGCTGCGCCGGGAGAAGAGCCGGCGACATGCACCGCTGCCTCCAGAGGCAGCAAGGCTTGACGCTTACGCCGCAGCAGCCGGTGACACTGCCTGACCACAATGGTTTTGAACCATCCCGGAAACGCTGCAGGCTCCTGCAGGCTGGCAAGGTTCATATACGCTTCCAGCAAGGCTTCCTGTACCGCGTCTTCCGCAAGCTGCACATCTCCCAGCCTGTCGTAGGCCACTACGTAAGCCATCCCACGGACATGCCCGCTAAGCTGCCGGAAGGCTTCGGCATCGCCCTTCTGCGCCTTTTCAATCCAATGCAGCATACGTCTGCAAACCTCATTTCTGTATTTTTATCGTGTTCTAATAATAAGTGCCGGTCCGGGAGGAAAAGGTTACATAGGGGGTCCGGAATGTATTGACCAGTGTCAGATTTATATTTTGGAAAATTAAATTTGTAATGATTATATTTATTTAAATTAATTTCGAATGATATGTGTTACTATTAATTCATTTAGCCCAGCTCGGAGGCCAAGTCTGTTACCCTGGAGGATCTAGTGATACCCAAGGCCTATATCAGCGAAGACAATACACTTTCGGGAGGCTTACTATTGAATCATAAACCGGGCAAGCTTGTTCTCTCCACACTAATGATAGCAACTGCACTATATTCTTCGACCGGAACAGCTACTGGCGCTGCCGCTCCTTCATTAACTGGAATCACTGGCCACTGGGCACAGAACGAAGTTACCGATTGGGTTGACAAAGGGTTCATTCAGGGATATGCCGACGGCAGCTTCAAACCGGACAATAGTCTGAAGAGAACAGAGTTCATGGCGCTCATCAACCGCGCCTTCGGATTCACTGAAACGGCACCTGTCTCCTACCCGGATCTCTCTTCAAGCAGCTGGGCCTACACTGAGGTTGCCAAAGCCGTGAAAGCCGGATATATCAACGGATATTCAGATGGTACGATCGGTAGCGGCAAGTCCATCAGCAGACAGGAGGCCGCTGTGATCATCAACCGGTTATTGAAGCTGGATGCCGCGCAGACCCGCACTCTTTTCAGTGATTCCAAGGATATTGCCGCCTGGGCACTGGATTCTGTCAATGCTGTAGCTGCGGCAGGAGTCATGAAGGGTTACTCCGAAGATAACAGCTTCAGACCCGGCAGAGATATTACCCGTGCGGAAGCCGTAGTGTCCTTAACGCGCACCAAAGTAATTGAGGAGGCTCCGGCTAATACTCCAGTAAATGGTGGAGGCACATCCTCAGCAACCGCCTCACCGACAGCTAGTCCAACCTCTACACCCACTGCTACACCTACGCCGGTTCGGAGCACCTATGTCCCTTCCGATCCAACGGCTGCGCCTACAGCTACACCAGCACCGGCACCTACACCCACTCCTGCAACTACGCCGATCCCTACAGTTACCCCTACACCTACACCTACACCTATACCTACTCCTGATCCGGGGGATACGTCAGCCCCTCTACTTAGCAGTGTAACTCTTGAAGCAGTTACTGTAGGAGATAATGTGTACGGGACAAGCAACGAAGCAGGTTATTTGTACCTGGTTCCTTCCACTGTAGCAGTGACCACGGCAGAGCTGGAAGGCTCCATCCATGCTGCTCTGGGTAAAAAGCTGGCGGTAACCGCCTCCGTCTATTCTTCGCTGAATACTCAGGGCCTGCCTGCTGATCATTATGTTGTGTATGCTGTAGATGCCTCCGGCAATATCTCGGCCCCTTCCAGCACGATTGAGGTTAGAGCGATTGAACTGACTATAGGGCTTCCTGCCTCCTTGACAGAGTCCAAAACCTATGACGGCACTGCTTCAGCAGCTGTAACCGCGAATTCGCTGACCGGTGTGCTGAGCGGTGACGATGTTGATGTTCATACCTCTGCTGCCTACAACAGCGCAGCGCTTGGGGTGAACAAGACGATAACCGTTACCTACACATTAAGCGGAGCGCAGGCAGCTAGCTATATCGCACCAGCTCCCTATATCGTGAATACGGGCAGTATCGCACTGAATCCATTAACCATCGCAGCCCCTAATTTGACCTTGGCAAAGTTCAAGGACGGAACCACTACAGCAGCAGTGACCCCCGGACAGCTTATAGGGGTAGTTCCCGGGGAAGATGTCACTGTGAGCGCCGTTGCCAACTATGATACATCAGCCGTTGGGACGAACAAGACCATAACTGTAGTCTATACGCTTAGCGGAACAGATGCGGGCAATTATATTGCACCTGCGAGCTACATTGTCACCAACGGGGAGATTGACCGGGATCAGATCACACGCTCCAGAGTCTATGACGGAACGACTGCGGCAGCGGTAATCGTTGGTGCGGTAAACGGTATCATCGACGGAGATGATGTGACTGTGCATGCCTCCGGGACCTATGACAGTCCTAATGTCGGTGTGAACAAAATCATCACCATCTCTTACACCTTAACAGGAGCAGATGCAGGTAACTATTTCCCACCTGCTAGCTATTCCATTAATACAGGTATTATCACAGCCTTACAGTTGGACATTACAGCACCCGTTCTCACAGAGTCTAAGCTCTATGACGGGAATACATCGGCCCAGATCACTCCAGGTACCCTGATCGGAGTTATTCCGGGGGATGATGTTACAGTGAGCGCTACAGCAACTTATAACGATGCTGCTGTCGGCAGCGGCAAACTCATCACCGTGGTCTACACCTTATCCGGCGACGATGCAGGTAACTATGCGGCACCGGGGAATTACATGATCTCAACAGGTGTGATTGTAGCGCCTTAAGAAGAGATTTGTGAACATATGGTAAAAGATAAAAGCGTCCCGCGAGCCGTGAACCGGCTGGTTGGGGCGCTTTTGTTGTGGTTGGGGTTGGTTAGAGTAGGCTATAAGTCAGTAATGAATTCGGGCGGAATATAGTCTGCGAGCCAGATATTATGATTTCCGTGATAGAACTTGATTCCTTCCTGTGCGGCCCGCCCGGCATCGATAGTTAAGATCACAGGACTTGAGTCCTTTCGTCCTCCCACCAGCTTCGCTGTATCCGTATCCACCGAGAAATGAACATACTGCCTCTTCATGGGTTTCAGTCCTTCGTGCAGAATCGTCTCCACCCATTGCCTGGCTGTACCGTGGTATAGAATGGGGGGCGGAGTTTCATTTTGCTTGATTATTTTTTGCGGGACAGAGTGACCATACAGCGCCCTGATTCTGCCCTCCGCAAGCTCATGCCGCTGCTTATCCGATGCTGCGATCATCTTGTCCAGATCCTCTGCACCGACCGATTCCCACTTCTTGTCCTGATGCAGCGAGTGGAGCAGTTGCTCGATATCCACCCATCCCTGTGCATCCAATTCCAGTTCATATTCCCACGGTGCGTGACGCAGGGCGTAGGAGACCACTTTGCTGAGCTTTGCATAATCCACCTGTGTATAGACCTCCATAGTCATTTTGCATTGTTGTCAGTATTCAAAATCATCGATTGTGACGAGTTTAGCCTAGTTTAGCATATGTGAAGCTTCCGGTATAACCATGCGCAAGGCCATAGGCGTGCTCCGTCAACAAGCGAAGAGGACTGAGATTCCGTTATGTCTGCCTACGAGGCGGGTATGCCAGAGCACGCGGACTCAGAATCCGCTATGTGACCAGATTCCGCTTGATTAGGAGCCGAAAAGACAAGATAACGGAATCTCAGTCCGTTTCAGGCTCAAAAAGAGACGTTTCGGCCAAATAAGGGAATCTGAGTCCGGTTCGTACAACGACCGGCAGTGGGGGGCATGGTCTCACTTTGAGTGCACGCAAAAAGCCGCCCCCCTTGGGAGCGGCCCGCCTTGCACCCGTCACTGTACATCACATACTTAACTCTTGCTACGCACCACAGCTAACCCGACTGCTGTATCGGACTTACGGAGCTGCGGCAGTATCAGCCTAGACGCGCTGTACCTTCCACCGCTACTGCGCAATCTGCTCGCGGATGTTCGCGAGAATCTTCTTCTCCAGCCTCGACACCTGCACCTGCGAGATGCCGAGGCGGCTGGCGACTTCCGACTGGGTCTGATCACGGTAATAGCGCAGATACACGATCAGACGCTCGCGCTCGGTTAGCGCACCGATGGCCTCGTTCAAGGCCAGCTTGTCGAACCAGCGCTCCTGCGACTCGTCGGCGATCTGGTCGATCAGCGTGATCGGATCGCCGTCGTTCTCGAAGACGGTCTCGTGGATCGAAGTCGGCGGCTTGTTGGCTTCCTGGGCGAAGACGATTTCTTCGGGCGTGACGCCCAGCGCTTCGGCCACTTCACCGATGGTCGGGAGGCGGTCGAGCGTTTTGGACATCTCATCCTTCATCTTGCGCACCTTGTTGGCCATCTCCTTCAGCGAGCGGCTGACCTTGAGTGTGCCGTCATCGCGGAGGAACCGCTGGATCTCGCCGATAATCATCGGCACGGCATAGGTGGAGAACTTGACCTCATAGCTGAGGTCGAATTTATCAACGGACTTCAGCAGTCCGATACAGCCGATCTGGAACAAATCATCCGGTTCATATCCGCGGTTCATAAACCGCTGCACCACCGACCAGACGAGGCGGATATTGCAGTTGACCAGCGTGTCGCGGGCCGTATGGTCCCCGGCTTGACTGAGCGCGATTAGACGTTTGACCTCCGCATCGTCCAAATAGGTCGGCGGAGCTTTTTTTGCTTCTGCATCCATGGCTCCAACCCCTAATTGTATAAAGCTTTTTTCGAGACGATGGTTTTCTTCATCGAGATTGAGGTTCCGCGTCCCGGTTCGCTGATAACCTCGAATTCATCCATGAAATTCTCCATAATGGTGAAGCCCATACCTGACCGCTCCAGCTCCGGCTTCGAGGTATACAGCGGCTGCTGGGCCAGCTCCAGATCCTCAATGCCCCGGCCCTTATCCTCAATCGTCAGGTGCACGGTCTCATTCTCAAGCGAAGCGGATATGCTGACAACGCCTGCGGGATCACTGTCATAACCGTGAATAATACAATTGGTGACGGCCTCCGAGACGACCGTCTTCAGGTCATTCAGCTCCTCCATCGTCGGGTCGAGCCGGGAGACAAAGGCAGCCACTACCACACGTGCAAACGATTCATTCTCCGACAGCGCGGCAAACTGGACACTCATGAAGTTACGAGCTTCGCTACTAGTCATAACGCGACCTCCAAATCCGAGAGTGCAGCGCTCTCGTCGTCATATAGGGGCATGATTTTGAACAGGCCCGACATTTCCAGCAGGCGCTTCACAGGCGCTGTGGCATCGCAGACTGCCATTTTGCCGCCCTTACTGCGGATCAGCTTGTACCGCCCCAGAATCACTCCGAGACCCGAGCTGTCCATGAACTGCAGCTCCTTCAGACTCAGGATCAGATGCTCCACCTGGCCCCGCATAATCGCTTCATCCATATCCATACGTACATAATCGGCTGCGTGATGGTCCAGTTCCCCGGACAACCGGACAATCAGCACACCCCGGTGATGCTCCATCTCCACATGAGAATTCATACTTGCCACTCTCCTCTTCGTTGCTTGGACAACCGCCCTGTAACTATTTCTTTCCCCTACAAGGACAAGGTTTCTACACCGCAATTGAGGATTCCTGCCTCACGACAAAACTAGAAGAAAACCCCTAAGAACTTACACAAAGCCCCTGGTTCAATCTACAAAATGCAAGAAATTAATCATTCGTAAACATAGCGCCTGTTGCCCGCTTGAACAGCTTCCACCAGCCCGCCTTGGCTACCGTTTCGCCTGCCTTCAGCTCATATTCCTTCAGGACAGCGGTTCCCTGGTAGACCACCAGCTTGCCGACCGTCTGGCCTTCGGCCACCGGAGCCTTCACCTGCTCATTCAGCACCAGCTCATGGCGGATACCCTCCTGGGTTACTCCTTTGCGGAGCAGGACACTATAGTCTTCCTTCGCCACCAGCGGGAGCTGCGACTTCACGCCCTTCTCAATCCTCACCGTGCCGATGGTGTCGCCTTCTTTGTGAATCATATGCAATTTATATTGGGAAAAGAGGTAGTCGAACATCGCCGAGACCTCGCTGTTGCGGGTCTTGGTGTTCGGCTCGCCCAGCACCACCGCTACAGCGCGCAGGCCGTCTCTGGCCGCCGTTGCCGACAGGCAGAACTTCGCTTCGGACGTATATCCCGTCTTCAGCCCGTCAGCCCCCGTGTAGAACCGCACCAGCTTGTTGGTGTTGACCAGCCAGAACGGCTTGGTGGAATCCTTGCGCAGGTAATCCTGATACGAGCCGGTGTATTTGATAATCTGCTCATGCTTCAGCAGCTCCCGGCTGATGACGGCAATATCATGCGCGGAGGAATAATGATTCGCAGCCGGCAGGCCGTTGCAGTTGGCGAAATGAGTATCCTTCAGGCCCAGGTCCTGCGCCTTCTGGTTCATGAGATCGACGAAGGCGCTCTCCGAGCCTGCGATTTTCTCCGCCATAGCTACGGAAGCATCATTGCCGGAGGCCATTGCGATGCCCTTCAGCATATCGTCAACCGTCATTTCTTCACCCGGCTCCAGAAAAATCTGCGAACCGCCCATCGATGCCGCATACTCGCTGGTCCGCACCTTGTCGGTCAGCTGCAGTTTGCCCTCGTCCAGCGCCTCCACCGTCAGCAGCATGGTCATAATCTTGGTAATACTGGCCGGCGGAAGTTTATCATGGCTGTTCTTCTCATAGATGACCGTGCCCGTGCTGGCATCCATAAGAATGGCAGAACGCGCCCCTGGCGCAAGCGTAGCAGCCGCCCCTCCGGCATTGCCGGAATTTGCGGTGCCTTTGGCTTTTTCCTCCGCCCAGGCTCCGGTAGCGCCTCCCAGAACCGATACAGTAATGCATAACGCAAGCGTAACATAACGAATTTTCCTCACAATGGTTCCCCTCCTGAACTTAACCTTCATTTCACAGGTACTGTGTTCCAGTTTCGTCAGAATCGCAGGAAATTATTCCATTTCACGCACAAAAAAAAGGCCTTCCCCCGGTATCTTCACAGATACTTGAGAAAGCCCCTTTCCGGTACTGCTATGATAACCTAGCCGCCGATAGCCAAAGCGCTGAAAATTACAGGTCCCACCACTGTAGCAACGGAGCCGACATCCTGGTTCTCTACAATCAGCTGATAGTTCTGGACCCCGGCCGGAACGTTGACATCTACCATATGCAGCGAAATAATACCGTCGTCATTGAAATTCTCCTCCAGCTCTGTCCGAGCGTAGAAGATTTCTGTACCTGCCCGCCAGATGCGGACCAGCACATTGGGCGTATCCAGCGTAACATCCACGCCGATGGTAGCTTTCAGTTCAACCTTATTGGGAAAATGTCCTGGAACTGCGGGATCGATATAAACCGATGTTCCTGCAATCTGTATACCTGCCGGAGAAATGGGAACAGGTATGGAGACCCCGTTAGTAATAGGTGTAACTACGGATGCGTTATAATCCAACAGTGTTTTGGCCACGCATGATCACTCCTTTTCATATTCTACTAAAGTATATGAAAGATATGAAAAAGAGCTTGTGCATTTCTATCACTAGTATCACCTATTTATCTAGCGTGCGTTGCTATAATTCACTGCTGGACGGCTCCCGCCCTTATGCCCGAGATACAGCCTCGACAGTAGAGGAGAACGCACCGCCCAAGTGGCGGCCAGCAGCGGCACCCCCACTCCGATCAGCGTAAAGGGCAACAGCCCGTAATCCGTCCCGAGGAGATATTTGAGCCCGTAATTCAAAGGCAAATGCAGGTACATAATCGCAATGGAATTGCGTCCCAGACTGCCCATCCAGTCCAGCGGAACAAGCTTCGAGAGACGGTACACAGCGGCGCAGATAGTCAATGAGATGAGCATCGGCACGGCCAGATCGAGCAGCAGTGAAGTATACTCCTTGTATTTCATATTCAGGCTGTATTGAAGGACTCCCGTCCGCTCCAGCAGCAGCACAAGAGCACATAACGGAAGCAGCACCGGCAGCGCCGAATAGCGGCGGATTAGCGCAGGGATGGCCTGTTTGCCGTAGAATCCGATCGCATAATAAGTAATGGCGAGCAAGGACACATCTGCATTCCAGGGAAGGTTGAAGTTCTTGAGCGAAGTCAGGGAGATGAGATGTGACAGGAGGTAAGCAGAAGCGATCAGGAGAAATTGCGTGCGGCGGGAATAACGGACAATGTATCCGAAGAGCAGTTGAGTGAACAGCAGGCAGGTGATGAACCAGAACACCCCGTAAGGACCCGTGAGTGACAGTCCCCCGTAGAGCAGTCTCGCTATATTCTCGGCGAACCCTTTTACATTGAAGTTGAACAGCAGCAGCACTGCCGCAATCAGGAGTCCGTAGGCAAAATAGGGAGTCATCAGCCCCTTGGTCCGTTTGGCCGCCCAGCCCAAATACCGTCCGGGTTCAACCGGCTTAAATACAAGTCCGCTAAGCATAAAGAACAAAGGCATCCGGAACCAGGACAGATAATGATTCGCTGCCGCATCGCCGGAGTGGCCCATTACTACAAAAATAATACTGAATCCCTTGGCGGCATCAATCCATAATTGTCGTGGTTTGTTCACGTCTTCCTCCCATCTCCTCCCAAATCAGTTTTAATTTAAAGTAATTATAAAAGGGTTTGTTTTTATTTTCAAATTTCGATGAAATATTTCAGTGTTATTTCTGAAAGAATATTCACTTAACAACGGAACAAACTCTGTAAAAATAAGTCATTCTGCCTAGACGGGAGACATTGTCCCATCCGGGTAATAAATAGGGCTAAAGTCCGGCTGTGTTGCCGGTGACGTAGCGGGCAGGAAAAGCGTCTGGTATGGTGCGGGGAAGCAGGAGGCGGGATGCGGAATGTGGTCGGTTTTCCGATTACATTTGGACCACACGCCTCCGCAGCGCCGAATGTGATCGGTTTTCCGATTACATTTGGAACGCGCTCCTCCGCAGCGCCGAATGTGGTCGGTTTTCCGATTACATTTGGACCACGCGCCTCCGCAGCGCCGAATGTGATCGGTTTTCCGATTACATTTGGACCACACGCCTCCGCAGCTCCGAATGTGATCGGTTTTCCGATTACATTTGGACCACGCGCCTCCGCAGCTCCGAATGTGATCGGTTTTCCGACTACATTTGGGCCACGCGCCTCCGCA is part of the Paenibacillus sp. FSL M7-0420 genome and harbors:
- a CDS encoding sigma-70 family RNA polymerase sigma factor, with the translated sequence MLHWIEKAQKGDAEAFRQLSGHVRGMAYVVAYDRLGDVQLAEDAVQEALLEAYMNLASLQEPAAFPGWFKTIVVRQCHRLLRRKRQALLPLEAAVHVAGSSPGAAEIVEYREWTQVLHRSVSELSAKLRVPLQLFYFYGYSLPEISVYLGIPAGTLKKRLYDGRRKLKGALPVVDLAAAFHLLHEGGQRMLHIVNGDTVGDKLKQGIVQGEVLVWREIYSAGPVFIDPAEEQNRLLRAEVLQATMGIPAAEYLAGCAEQERRISGFRQYDEVVLWFEHDLFDQSMLAYLLHWFNGQKLGNTKLSLLCIGDFPGIELFHGLGQLTEAQLSTLPGTWRNISRKELQLGSLLWEAYAAADPRKLADLLAAKREELAAGALAFAYDAFKAHLSRLPSVENGLGIVEETTLQAVANGMDTPLKLFRQVTDELHRLGMGDTEYWKILRTLTAGTKPLLEIDGVAELTDYREVPEFLNRSVTMTAWGEQVLAGAADRLHLQSIDEWYGGLHLQGHDALWRWDRAAERPVQHPSSARME
- a CDS encoding YDG domain-containing protein, which produces MNHKPGKLVLSTLMIATALYSSTGTATGAAAPSLTGITGHWAQNEVTDWVDKGFIQGYADGSFKPDNSLKRTEFMALINRAFGFTETAPVSYPDLSSSSWAYTEVAKAVKAGYINGYSDGTIGSGKSISRQEAAVIINRLLKLDAAQTRTLFSDSKDIAAWALDSVNAVAAAGVMKGYSEDNSFRPGRDITRAEAVVSLTRTKVIEEAPANTPVNGGGTSSATASPTASPTSTPTATPTPVRSTYVPSDPTAAPTATPAPAPTPTPATTPIPTVTPTPTPTPIPTPDPGDTSAPLLSSVTLEAVTVGDNVYGTSNEAGYLYLVPSTVAVTTAELEGSIHAALGKKLAVTASVYSSLNTQGLPADHYVVYAVDASGNISAPSSTIEVRAIELTIGLPASLTESKTYDGTASAAVTANSLTGVLSGDDVDVHTSAAYNSAALGVNKTITVTYTLSGAQAASYIAPAPYIVNTGSIALNPLTIAAPNLTLAKFKDGTTTAAVTPGQLIGVVPGEDVTVSAVANYDTSAVGTNKTITVVYTLSGTDAGNYIAPASYIVTNGEIDRDQITRSRVYDGTTAAAVIVGAVNGIIDGDDVTVHASGTYDSPNVGVNKIITISYTLTGADAGNYFPPASYSINTGIITALQLDITAPVLTESKLYDGNTSAQITPGTLIGVIPGDDVTVSATATYNDAAVGSGKLITVVYTLSGDDAGNYAAPGNYMISTGVIVAP
- a CDS encoding metallophosphoesterase family protein gives rise to the protein MISDIHGCIEEFNLLLRRAEYNPSRDQLILLGDYVDRGPDSRAVVEQVKRLAEAEGVIVLRGNHDQMACDALAGEDDKRDTHWITNGGFHTLLSYCGGRDSVLLHPDSGWKDYTEMKRFMRTEYKEHLDFLGSLPYYYETETHLFVHAGINPSLADWRMQREYDFIWIREPFYNHPVTSTEKTGVFGHTSTVDLQDGAGVWFSPLGDKIGIDGGCVYGEQLNCLEISEAGYKTYAVRLGERE
- the sigF gene encoding RNA polymerase sporulation sigma factor SigF, giving the protein MDAEAKKAPPTYLDDAEVKRLIALSQAGDHTARDTLVNCNIRLVWSVVQRFMNRGYEPDDLFQIGCIGLLKSVDKFDLSYEVKFSTYAVPMIIGEIQRFLRDDGTLKVSRSLKEMANKVRKMKDEMSKTLDRLPTIGEVAEALGVTPEEIVFAQEANKPPTSIHETVFENDGDPITLIDQIADESQERWFDKLALNEAIGALTERERLIVYLRYYRDQTQSEVASRLGISQVQVSRLEKKILANIREQIAQ
- the spoIIAA gene encoding anti-sigma F factor antagonist; protein product: MNSHVEMEHHRGVLIVRLSGELDHHAADYVRMDMDEAIMRGQVEHLILSLKELQFMDSSGLGVILGRYKLIRSKGGKMAVCDATAPVKRLLEMSGLFKIMPLYDDESAALSDLEVAL
- a CDS encoding TetR/AcrR family transcriptional regulator C-terminal domain-containing protein, with protein sequence MSNSLLTKNALARSLKKLMLTKPLNKITIQQLTADCGVTRHTFYNHFQDIYELLGWIYKSEVIEGLDQYCCWAGWKQGFLSVLRYTVNNKTICLNTFHSLGREHLEQFLYGVIYRVMISVVEELDGQAWPGQEQIPEPVRMQARLDIADFYTLAILEQVIHWLRAGANTDPAGVVDKVSRIMDGCIARGLEHYQSAVHPVKL
- the spoIIAB gene encoding anti-sigma F factor — translated: MTSSEARNFMSVQFAALSENESFARVVVAAFVSRLDPTMEELNDLKTVVSEAVTNCIIHGYDSDPAGVVSISASLENETVHLTIEDKGRGIEDLELAQQPLYTSKPELERSGMGFTIMENFMDEFEVISEPGRGTSISMKKTIVSKKALYN
- a CDS encoding RNA 2'-phosphotransferase produces the protein MDYAKLSKVVSYALRHAPWEYELELDAQGWVDIEQLLHSLHQDKKWESVGAEDLDKMIAASDKQRHELAEGRIRALYGHSVPQKIIKQNETPPPILYHGTARQWVETILHEGLKPMKRQYVHFSVDTDTAKLVGGRKDSSPVILTIDAGRAAQEGIKFYHGNHNIWLADYIPPEFITDL